The Streptomyces nigra genome includes the window CCGGGCCCGGATCGTCGGCGGTGCGCTGCGTGGGCGGCCGCAGACTGTCCAGCCGGCCCGTGTGGGCCAGCACGACAGCCCCGGGCGGCTGCCCGGTACTCGGTGTGCTCATGTGCCTCAACCGTCCCCTCGACCGGCGTGTGGGAGCATCGTGCCATCCCGACCGGCCCCCGAGTGACCGAGAGCCCCCGAACAGCCCCAGATGGGGGGTTACCTGTTCAAAAAGAAGCACCCGAAGGGGGCTTCGGGACAGCGGACGTCGCCCACCGGGCGGTGCCCGACCGTCTCCGGACGCACGGCATGATGGCCGTATGCGAGCTGTGGTGCAGAGAGTGGACGGCGCGAGCGTCGTCGTGGACGGCGAGACGGTCGGCGAGATCACCGGCGAGGGGCTGTGTGTCCTCGTCGGCGTCACGCACGAGGACACCAAGGAGAAGGCGGCGCAGCTCGCCCGCAAGCTCTGGTCGATCCGCATGCTGGACGACGAGAAGTCGTGCAGCGACATCGACGCCCCGCTGCTCGTCATCAGCCAGTTCACCCTCTACGGCGACGCCCGCAAGGGCCGCCGCCCCACCTGGAACGCGGCGGCCCCCGGCGATGTCGCCGAGCCGCTCGTCGACGAGGTCGTCGCGCACCTGCGCGCGCTGGGCGCGACGGTGGCGACGGGCCGCTTCGGCGCCAAG containing:
- the dtd gene encoding D-aminoacyl-tRNA deacylase — protein: MRAVVQRVDGASVVVDGETVGEITGEGLCVLVGVTHEDTKEKAAQLARKLWSIRMLDDEKSCSDIDAPLLVISQFTLYGDARKGRRPTWNAAAPGDVAEPLVDEVVAHLRALGATVATGRFGAKMRVSLTNDGPFTVLIEI